In Halorhabdus rudnickae, the following proteins share a genomic window:
- a CDS encoding radical SAM protein, translated as MTDPADLAVTIVDGYVDEPAHFGVPPYISTYPRYVAGALVDAGVSHDAITYHTIDGLREEKRRWQAVEEADLTIYVGGMTVPGNYVGGTPAEPDEVRRIAWTADGTSLMGGPVRFGVGEENEGASEPERDDLDFDFLAGADVEAAAFDLVANGLEGFDPRYRTMEESSRWAQKGAFIVEQHPNHPDYLICEIETGRGCAYRCSFCTEPLYGDASFREPEAVVSEVDALADHGVANFRLGRQADILAYGGDGEAPNLEALRELYGGIREVAPELETLHLDNMNPITVVEWPEKAREGIRIIAEHNTPGDTAAFGVESADPAVQSDNNLNVTAEEALEAVRIVNEEGGWRPGEDRDSAPNFGDDAASRLPKLLPGINLVHGLKGETSETFEHNKRFLQRILEEGLMIRRVNIRQVMAFPGTEMDETGAEIAHDHKRQFKEYKRDVRETIDNPMLQRVAPPGTVLPDVHLEYHQDGKTFGRQLGTYPLLVGVPGERPLGKTIDVAITDHGYRSVTGVPHPLDLNVASMDELQAIPGIGSQTAGNIVVDQPYESLPDIEEADLDAFTTVGRESPS; from the coding sequence ATGACTGACCCTGCGGATCTCGCTGTGACGATTGTCGACGGCTACGTCGACGAACCGGCCCACTTCGGGGTCCCCCCGTATATCTCCACGTATCCCCGGTACGTCGCCGGCGCGCTGGTCGATGCTGGCGTCTCTCACGACGCGATCACGTACCACACGATCGACGGACTCCGCGAGGAGAAACGCCGCTGGCAAGCGGTCGAGGAGGCCGATCTCACGATCTACGTCGGCGGGATGACCGTCCCCGGAAACTACGTCGGCGGGACGCCGGCCGAACCCGACGAAGTCCGCCGGATCGCCTGGACGGCCGACGGCACGAGTCTCATGGGTGGCCCGGTCCGCTTCGGCGTCGGCGAGGAGAACGAGGGGGCGAGCGAACCCGAACGCGACGACCTGGACTTCGATTTTCTCGCCGGTGCTGACGTCGAGGCCGCTGCCTTCGATCTCGTCGCGAACGGCCTGGAGGGGTTCGACCCCCGCTATCGCACGATGGAAGAGTCATCCCGGTGGGCACAGAAGGGTGCGTTCATCGTCGAACAACACCCCAACCATCCGGACTATCTCATCTGCGAGATCGAGACCGGCCGGGGGTGTGCCTACCGGTGTTCGTTCTGTACGGAGCCGCTGTACGGCGACGCCTCCTTCCGGGAACCCGAGGCAGTCGTCAGCGAGGTCGACGCACTGGCCGATCACGGCGTCGCCAACTTCCGGCTTGGCCGGCAGGCCGACATCCTCGCCTATGGGGGGGACGGCGAAGCGCCGAATCTCGAGGCACTCCGGGAGCTGTACGGCGGGATCCGCGAGGTGGCGCCCGAGCTGGAGACGCTGCATCTGGACAATATGAACCCGATCACAGTCGTCGAGTGGCCCGAGAAAGCCAGGGAGGGCATCCGGATCATCGCCGAGCACAACACACCCGGCGACACTGCCGCCTTCGGCGTCGAGTCGGCCGATCCCGCCGTCCAGAGCGACAACAACCTGAATGTCACCGCCGAGGAGGCGCTGGAAGCGGTCCGGATCGTCAACGAGGAAGGCGGTTGGAGACCGGGAGAAGATAGGGATAGCGCACCCAACTTCGGCGACGACGCCGCGTCCCGGCTCCCGAAACTCCTGCCGGGGATCAATCTCGTCCATGGACTGAAGGGCGAGACGAGCGAGACCTTCGAGCACAACAAGCGGTTCCTCCAGCGGATCCTCGAGGAGGGGCTCATGATCCGGCGGGTGAACATCCGCCAGGTCATGGCGTTCCCGGGGACCGAAATGGACGAGACGGGCGCCGAGATCGCCCACGATCACAAGCGCCAGTTCAAAGAGTACAAGCGAGATGTGCGGGAGACGATCGACAACCCGATGCTCCAGCGCGTCGCCCCGCCGGGCACGGTCCTGCCGGACGTTCACCTCGAATACCACCAGGACGGCAAGACCTTCGGCCGCCAGTTGGGGACTTACCCGCTGCTCGTCGGGGTTCCGGGCGAGCGCCCTCTCGGGAAGACGATCGACGTGGCGATCACCGACCACGGGTATCGCTCCGTGACGGGCGTGCCCCATCCCCTGGATCTCAACGTGGCGTCGATGGACGAACTACAGGCGATCCCGGGTATCGGTTCACAGACCGCGGGGAACATTGTGGTTGATCAGCCCTACGAGTCACTGCCGGACATTGAGGAGGCGGATCTGGACGCGTTCACGACGGTCGGTCGTGAGTCGCCGAGTTGA
- a CDS encoding DUF7559 family protein: MPATEEVRCTAEECFLDMFEVHYTYDLPDDHGIEDLSCPVCGGSALEAIEL, translated from the coding sequence ATGCCAGCAACCGAGGAAGTCCGTTGTACGGCCGAGGAGTGTTTTCTCGACATGTTCGAGGTCCACTACACCTACGACCTGCCCGACGATCACGGCATCGAGGACCTTTCGTGTCCGGTCTGTGGCGGGTCGGCCCTGGAGGCCATCGAACTGTAG
- a CDS encoding ABC transporter ATP-binding protein — MSGTQAAIDVSGFSFRYPGAEEPTLTDVDLRIDSGEFVAVLGGNGCGKTTLCKTFNGLVPHFFEGEFDGAVTVAGQETRGASVAELSREVGYVFQEFENQLVTPTVFEELTFGPLNYGREDYRERAFETLSALDVADVDDRFIWELSGGQQHLVALGAALSMEPSVLVVDEPAAQLDPGHARDTYERLRALNDAGMTIVVIEHHTEFVAEYCDSVALVADGTVRWKRPTGRALNRIEELREQRIHPPQVTRVAERTLGEPSLPTTDAEGISRLRSLETTDSTLGFDGPTPRPSGDPLVSFRNVEHGYSTLRDGDIPVLEGLSLDIYPGERVALIGANGAGKSTLLRLLTGLERPDRGDVVVDGIDTSDVLPEDLAEDVTYVDQNPEEMFIRDTVRGDIAYFLEERGFEGVADRVDEIVEFLNLESLQHRDGRLLSVGEQRRASLGIGLATDPAIALFDEPTGSLDLASRREVDRTIERADDRVETTIVATHDLELVAEWATRVVVLQDGVVRADGPPREILADRTLLIEAGLRPPQVVRLSRKLGLSPVALTVPELAARLDRPRGEPEVSDR, encoded by the coding sequence ATGTCCGGGACACAAGCGGCGATCGACGTCTCCGGGTTCTCCTTCAGGTACCCCGGGGCCGAGGAGCCGACACTCACCGACGTGGACTTGCGGATCGACAGCGGCGAATTCGTCGCCGTCCTGGGTGGGAACGGCTGTGGCAAGACGACGCTCTGTAAGACGTTCAACGGCCTCGTCCCGCATTTCTTCGAGGGGGAATTCGACGGAGCAGTGACCGTGGCTGGACAGGAGACGCGGGGGGCCTCTGTCGCCGAGCTATCCCGTGAAGTCGGCTACGTCTTCCAGGAGTTCGAGAACCAGCTCGTCACGCCGACGGTGTTCGAGGAGTTGACCTTCGGTCCGCTGAACTACGGCCGGGAAGACTATCGCGAACGCGCGTTCGAGACGCTGTCGGCCCTGGACGTCGCGGACGTCGACGATCGCTTCATCTGGGAACTCAGCGGCGGCCAACAGCATCTGGTGGCGCTCGGAGCGGCGCTGTCGATGGAGCCGAGCGTCCTCGTCGTCGACGAACCGGCGGCCCAGCTCGATCCCGGCCACGCCCGGGACACCTACGAACGCCTGCGGGCACTCAACGACGCGGGGATGACGATCGTCGTCATCGAGCACCACACCGAGTTCGTCGCCGAATACTGTGACAGCGTCGCCCTGGTCGCGGACGGCACGGTTCGCTGGAAACGACCGACTGGCCGAGCCCTCAACCGGATCGAAGAGTTGCGCGAACAGCGAATTCATCCACCCCAGGTGACGCGGGTCGCCGAACGGACGCTCGGAGAACCGTCGCTCCCGACGACGGACGCCGAGGGCATCTCACGGCTGCGATCGCTGGAAACCACCGACTCGACGCTCGGGTTCGATGGCCCGACACCCCGACCGTCCGGGGACCCACTCGTTTCCTTTCGGAACGTCGAACACGGATACTCGACACTCCGGGACGGCGACATACCGGTGCTGGAGGGGCTTTCGCTGGACATCTATCCCGGCGAGCGCGTCGCCCTGATCGGTGCCAACGGGGCCGGAAAGTCCACGCTGTTACGGTTGCTGACCGGACTCGAACGACCGGACCGCGGCGACGTCGTCGTGGATGGGATCGACACCAGCGACGTACTGCCGGAGGACCTCGCGGAAGACGTGACGTACGTCGATCAGAACCCCGAGGAGATGTTCATCCGGGACACCGTCAGGGGCGACATCGCGTACTTCTTAGAGGAGCGCGGGTTCGAGGGCGTCGCGGACCGGGTCGACGAAATCGTCGAGTTCCTGAATCTGGAGTCGCTACAGCACCGCGACGGCCGCCTTCTCAGCGTGGGCGAACAGCGGCGTGCCTCCCTGGGGATCGGGCTGGCGACCGACCCGGCGATCGCGCTGTTCGACGAACCGACCGGGAGTCTCGACCTGGCGAGTCGCCGCGAGGTCGATCGGACCATCGAGCGTGCGGACGACCGGGTCGAGACCACGATCGTCGCCACGCACGACCTCGAACTCGTCGCTGAGTGGGCGACCCGCGTCGTCGTCTTACAGGACGGGGTCGTTCGGGCGGACGGCCCGCCACGGGAGATCCTGGCGGACCGGACCCTGCTGATCGAGGCCGGTCTTCGACCACCGCAGGTCGTCCGTCTCAGCCGGAAACTCGGACTCTCCCCGGTTGCACTGACGGTCCCGGAGTTGGCCGCCCGTCTCGACCGGCCGAGGGGTGAGCCAGAGGTGTCCGACAGATGA
- a CDS encoding energy-coupling factor transporter transmembrane component T family protein: MSYERDLRDALSIEALKEDLLRTAYDNEGTLFDRLDPRVLLAWYAAFLVIPWLFYDLRILGGLLAFVSLLAIVSRVSKYLVGLLALGVFTNVVLYAVVTVLLGGDFVGSTMALLPYTTKLTIISVTSIAVFSGMSPKNISRAFMSIGVPRQFTFAISYGYRMLPVLIEEYHDLVNTYRLRSDAPDTPGLFRWRHYRYLLVLSIRAFYPMIFNVAKRSRVTVEALETRGFSHSLNHDGSRELQLSALGIKRFDVLFVLGSAIVVCGIVVPFR, encoded by the coding sequence ATGAGTTACGAGCGGGACCTCCGCGATGCGCTGTCGATCGAGGCACTCAAGGAGGACTTGCTCCGGACGGCCTACGACAACGAGGGGACGCTGTTCGACCGCCTCGACCCGCGGGTGCTTCTGGCGTGGTACGCGGCCTTCCTCGTCATCCCGTGGCTGTTTTACGATCTCCGCATCCTCGGCGGCCTCCTAGCGTTCGTCTCGCTTTTGGCTATCGTGTCACGGGTGAGCAAGTACCTCGTCGGACTGCTGGCGCTTGGGGTGTTCACGAACGTCGTCCTCTATGCCGTCGTGACGGTGTTGCTCGGTGGGGACTTCGTGGGGAGTACGATGGCGCTGTTGCCCTATACGACGAAGTTGACCATCATCTCGGTGACGTCGATCGCCGTCTTCTCGGGGATGTCCCCGAAGAACATTAGCCGGGCGTTCATGAGCATCGGCGTCCCCCGGCAGTTCACCTTCGCCATCAGCTACGGCTACCGGATGTTGCCGGTCCTGATCGAGGAGTATCACGACCTCGTGAACACGTATCGACTCCGAAGCGACGCACCGGACACCCCCGGGTTGTTCCGGTGGCGTCACTACCGGTATCTCCTCGTCCTCTCGATACGGGCGTTTTACCCCATGATATTCAACGTCGCCAAACGGAGTCGCGTCACCGTCGAAGCTCTTGAGACGCGGGGGTTCTCCCACTCGCTAAATCACGACGGGAGTCGGGAGTTACAGCTCAGTGCCCTCGGGATCAAACGCTTCGACGTGCTCTTCGTTCTCGGCTCGGCGATCGTGGTCTGCGGGATCGTCGTGCCGTTCCGGTAG
- a CDS encoding inositol monophosphatase family protein, whose amino-acid sequence MERYPQLWAALLAVRRGAEVLATHPPRTATPGPSGPTSTAEYERPVGEAILTELDRHFPEQAVVSDELSPEFATKPRWVVDPLDGSVNYRNGVPHYSISIAFEGNQAKDVGVVYYGPTETVFTAVEGEGAFADGTPLSVSETRSVSEALVATGFDPMTMEAQDLTQFRAFIDRTQGVRRLGSAAAELSMVAAGYFDVFFERMLRVWDTAAGTLLVEEAGGEVTRIERLDGDNSEMVLASNPHIHRELVSLVSGGSAST is encoded by the coding sequence ATGGAACGGTACCCACAGCTATGGGCCGCATTGCTGGCCGTGCGTCGCGGGGCAGAGGTACTTGCGACCCATCCCCCGCGGACGGCGACGCCCGGTCCGTCGGGGCCGACGTCAACGGCCGAGTACGAACGTCCCGTCGGGGAGGCGATCCTGACGGAGCTCGACCGACACTTCCCCGAACAGGCGGTCGTTTCCGACGAACTGTCCCCCGAGTTTGCCACCAAGCCGCGATGGGTCGTCGACCCGCTCGACGGGTCTGTCAACTACCGCAACGGCGTCCCACATTACTCGATCTCGATCGCCTTCGAGGGGAACCAGGCCAAGGACGTCGGCGTCGTCTACTATGGGCCGACCGAGACGGTGTTCACGGCAGTCGAAGGCGAGGGGGCGTTCGCGGACGGCACACCGCTGTCGGTCTCGGAGACGCGGTCGGTCTCGGAGGCGCTGGTCGCAACCGGGTTCGATCCGATGACCATGGAGGCACAGGATCTGACGCAGTTCCGGGCGTTCATCGACCGGACACAGGGCGTCAGACGGCTCGGATCGGCCGCGGCGGAACTGTCGATGGTCGCCGCGGGCTACTTCGACGTGTTCTTCGAACGGATGCTCCGGGTCTGGGACACCGCCGCGGGAACGCTGCTCGTCGAGGAGGCCGGCGGCGAAGTGACCCGGATCGAGCGGCTGGACGGGGACAACAGCGAGATGGTGCTGGCTTCCAACCCACACATCCACCGGGAACTCGTCTCGCTCGTCTCCGGTGGTTCCGCGAGTACGTGA